The sequence ACTATCCTCAACAGTAatggctagtgacagctggcacaGTGTGTTTTTGATAGTTGTGCTCACCAGATTGTCTAGTGATTGTGAGGagatactcaccggatcatccggtgttaacacaAAAAGTGGGTTGTAAAGCAATAGCTAAATTTGGAtctttagcctataaatactccccACTTGGTTTCAGTTGTTTCTCCGTGCACCCATCAAGACCCGTGCCGAGGCGGCCGACGAAGGGGTAGAACGGGACCAGCATGCTGGCCAACGCCACCCACAGAACGTTGGCCGAGAAGAAGCCCGAGCCCAGCTATCGGCTGTCGCCGTTGTTGGGGCGGCGGAAGAAGTAGACAGTCGGGGTGTAGCTGTTCCTCGCGGTGAGGTCGAGGTTGGACAGCCACAGCGCGTGCGCGGCGTGGGCTCGCCGGCGTGACCAGCTTGGTCTTGACGACCGGTGGCCATTGAATCTCCATGGCGCGCACGGGTGGTTTGGTTGGTGTCGGACTCTCTCTGCCCTAGCTTGCGGAGTGCTTCGAGTGCGAGTGCAACGACTCCATGTGACGAGACGGGATTTATAGGAGTTGCAATGTGGATTTGGTTGGGAGAAGTCTTCTCACGAGGGTTGTTGAGTCATCTTCACTTTGGGCCGTCGGATCACTCGATTTGGGCCGTGCATAGCTGATATATGCTCCATCCGATCACTTAAGAGCGTCTATTGATACAGTCTCCCAAACACAAATTTGATCGCTATTTTCTACTTGCACTGCAACAAAACTGGTCATTCGCGCTGAATCATCAGTATCGGCTAGACCAAAAGCCCAGAACCAACACTAATGAAGTATCAGCGTCGgttcataaaaaaatcaatatcactgtcggtttaaaTTAAAAACCGATAATATGTACCATCGGTTCGAATTAAAAACTGACAATAATGTTaacatcactatcggtttttaaTTCGAATTGGCAATAATATGAGATCCAGACCCAATTTCACTTTATTAAGCTTTTGGCTCGCAAGTCTCTGCACCcatctctcctcatcctctctctcactctcatcCTCTttgtctcctccctctctcgaactctcctctcatctcctctctcgCCACTGTAGCCCCTTCTCAAGCCCCATCTCtaccactctgccaagaagctTCGCCCAAATTGCTACCAGGCCAAGCATGCCGCCGCCGATGTCACCCTCACCCACCTCTCCCTCCATGAGCCATTCACCTCCCTCGCCGCCTGGGTAGGATCAGGCCCGAGCCACTCGCCGATGTTCGCCACCACCATCAAGCTTACCGGGTTGAGCTTTGCTGGCGACCCTACTAGGAccaagaagcaggccaagaagAACGCCTTCATGGTCTCCTAGTCCTCCCTGCGTCATCGGAGATTGGGGGCAAGGTCGTCATCTTCCACCGCGGCTCGGGGGCGAGGTCGTTGTCCACGACAGTGTAATAGATCTGGGAGCCCGTCCACAACAGCGGTGGGAATTGCGAGCTCATCTATGACACTGGGTCGGTGGAACTATCAAGGCAGCGACGCGGGAGCACCGTGTCAAGCGGTGACGGGAGCGActcatttcatttattttttcttcgGAAACAACTTTAGTGCCAGTTGTACAACCGGCTGTGACAACGATTCACTGCTGAATGCAAAACTAACACTGAATGgatattttgtagtagtgatgaaACATAAAGAGGGTCGCTATCTGTGGAGTTTTCATCCCCATAGTACTTTTCGAGTTAATCAAACTGAGGTTCAGATTCATACTATAGATGCTCAGTTTGTCATCAGAGTACAAAATTGATAGATCGACCACGGGCCTCATTGGAACTCACtaaaacattatatatatatagtatgaatatatatatatatatatatatatatatatatatatatatatatatatatggtagaTACCATGCATTTGATCATGtcgaagaagaaaaaatatctgCATTTCATGCTGAAAACTGAATAGAACTAGCTCTGAGGACTGATTGGAAAAATATGTTAAACATACTAAATTTATGGTAGataccatcaccaacaaagTGAAGCAAATTCTGTAGTACACAATCGAGAAAGATTCTTATAAGACACCATCTATATCATCAATCTCGTGATTCAATAGCTGGACTGAAGAGCAGAAAGAGGAGTGAACACGTGTCATTACAAAGGAGATGATCTTTTATAGAATCAGACCTTATAGAATTTGTTCCGAACAAAACGCGCGACACCAGAACACATGACTATCCGAGGGGATCCCTTTCAGTTTCAGCCCAACTGTTAAGCACCAGAAGGTAGGGGGAAAAGCACATCATATATAGCTTCTGTGTAAAGATTGTTTCTGACGAGAAAGCTGATACAATCAACAACAAATTTAGCAACGGCATGCATCGTGGCCGGTCGTCTGGGTCCATGCCCGTTCGGTTGGGACAGTACTGGTTTGGTCGTGGGACTGAATCAATCCTACTTATAGATTTCAATGGCCAGGCCATCCATGATCCAACTCCAGGTACTCTACAAGCGTGCATGGCCTTGTCGTTTGTTGCGAAACCTCACATCCAGCTTGTTAGAACACTAGCATCTATCAGTATCGTAAGTTCGTAACATGAGATAGACAACCGTTTCCATAAACATCTTCTCTAATCACCCCATTATACATGCTCTTACAGCAAAAGATGAGCATACTGAGAAACTGAAAAGTGCGATAGAACAAAGCAACATAAGTGTCACAACAGATCTAACGAGAAAGACTAAAGCTAGACAGAGTTCGATCAGACCAGCAAGTATCACAACAGATGTAACACAAAAGTGTTCAGTTGTTAATGCGTATCTATCTTAGTGCCTGCCTGATGCCATGGCTAAATGGTTAGGCTTACGTTATGGATGGAAGACGGTTTGGTGAAGGTTTCTGCCTCTCTGCATAGCTCCGGCCGGACCTCCGGCTCCCGGAACATGCGCACCAGCAGTTCTGCACTGCCCACGCAGTGTCGGCGGTCGACACGCATATGCAGACTCCGCTTGAACAACgccacaaaaataaaaatctcaaGTAGGTCACGAATGGGAGAGGTGTTGGTGAACCACACAAATACTGTAAAAGGTGGCGCACACCATGGAAGCCTGAAAGACTGAAACGATTGCCGAAACCCCGATCTGAAAAGAGTAGTACTAAGTGATTAGGTGGAGAGCAAGGTTCTTATTTAAGCATGCTTAGAGCATGAACAATACTAGATATTTATAGCTTATAAGTGCTTAAGGAAAAAGAGTGTTAAacaactacataaaaaatatagatttCAATACTAACAAAGACTACATGTACTTAAATATAGGTAACTATCTTGCTATTACTGATATAAGTAGCGATGCTTAAGTAAACACCTCGCTCTCTATCTAAGCACATGTATTACCCCAGTTGATaaaaaaaccaatttttttcatAAGTACCTTCTCTAACACCTATTGTACATGCTTTTATATTAATGCTAACAAGATAGTTATAGCACATGTAGTCTTTTTTCattgaaaattacaatttttaaatAGCTACTTAACACTCTCTCTTTAAACACCTAGCATTGTTCATGGCCTAATGCTTCACTATAAGAATTGAATTCTGTTATGATATAATGGGCCTGTTTGAGAGGGTTCTAGCTCTAAACTCCACCATGGATCTAAGCAGAATCCTCCCAAACACCCCAACTCTATCAATTGATGCAGCAGCTAACTCCATAGAGCAGCTCaccttctagtttattttagtgAAGCAGCTGAATGGGTACTTCACAAACCTTACAGAGAATACATCACATACTCAGAGAAGGTTACTTCAAATAGCCGATAAAAGTGATGATCAAACTTTCATACGTCCTTATAGAGTTAGGAGTAATTACCCATCACTGCCACTAGTGTAATACCTCACGCCTCCACTCCGACCCCTCCCACATGCCCCCACACCCGCCCCTGCCCCCCACCTGAGCCCACTGGCGATTTTCCCTAGCacgctggcctcctcctcccaccgtcgaCCGCCTCTTCCCGCCGCTGGCCACCTCCGCGCACCACCACCctcctccacctgccacctcTCGCCGTCGGTCGCCCGCTGATTGGTTTCGCTCGCGGACCCCTACCGCGGATCCGCCCGGCCATCGAAAGTTTGTGTTGTTTTATACATTTGCGACTATACTTGCTCCACTAACAACTGGGTAATTAGACCTTTACCCGCCTCCCTCCGTCGTGGATCTGCCAAGCCCAGCCACCGTTTTTCGCTCACTGCATGGTCGTCGAAGGTCTTCCGCCTGGTCGCCGACAAGGTATGTTTCCTCCCATTTGATTGATGCAAATTGTGTTTCCTCACTCCCAGGCATAGTAGGTCCTAGTGTTGTTCAACCTTGCATCTTTCTAATCCAAATACCTGCATAGCAGCTCTTTTGCCAAGTGTGTAAATTCGTAGGTAACGCTTGCGACCTGTTTATATTTTGTTATAGTAGGTGTTGTTATTTGAGGATCTGATGTAGGTTAGTGATTGAACTGATGATACATTGTAGCTTGTTCTCTTGCTTTACATTTTAAAACTTTGGATTGAAAACTGAAAACCGCAGGCAGCCCTCCCATAAGTCCATCTGAAAGCTAAATTAATGTGTATGATCTCACTTCAAAGATCCTGACGGCCCCTACCCTGCCCAAGTATTATTGTCTGTCCAGTGCACTATTGTAATAATATTGAGCTAAATAGTATTGGTTGACTTTTTTTGCTGAGAGGACCTTTTTTCTTTGCCTGATAGTTGCATTCTGTAACTAGTAATATATCTGATTAATCGTACCAAAATGATTTTTTCAAAGACTCACCCAATAAAATCTTCTGTTAGATGATGACTGCCATTGCAATTGAAATAAATTTCTTGGCTCCTGGGATGATAACTCGTTGTTTCCAAGAATCTGACTAGTGGAAGTAGTGGGCATTGGAGCAACAAGAAGAGAGTTTCTTAGAGATGGCCAGTTCCATCTATAGATGACACTACACCAAGATAAATAAGTGATCGGTTGCTtgagtaattttattttaatttattttacttCGTTGATCtgttccttttctcttttctccaGAGGTGATAAAGCATTTTGCAGCAGTGAGTGCTGGTACCAGGAGATGCTTTTTGATGAAGCAGTGGACAATTTGCGCTAGCTGATGGATGAACGGGTTGAGTTTCATAAGAGGATGTTAGTGGAGGAAAGGCATGATCCTAAATAACCGAGACGagatttctttcttcttcttttgttttgtcatCTTTGCAAGATTGGATGCTATTTTCAGTAATGGAGGAGGGAATGATTTAGTCTTTTTTGCGGATTAAAGACCATTGCCCACTTTTGTAAGAGGTTGAAGATTGATGACCTGGGCTTCTTGTTCATATGAGTTTCTGGTTAGTTGCAAGTTGTTGCTCCTACTCTAATTATGTCTCCTGATACAAGTTATGTTCAATTGATGGAGCAGCCCATAGAGCAGCTCACCTTCTAGTTTGTTTTAGTAAAACAGTTGAATGGGTACTCCACAAACCCTAATTTCATACGTCCTGTAGAGTTATGAATAATTACCCATCATTATCACTAGGGTAATACCCCACGCCTCCACCCTCACCCCTCCCACATGTCCCCACGCCCGCCACTGCTTTAATTTGCTTTCATATTTATGCACGAAATACACGAATGGTTACATAACCGATGCATGCACACCCGTTCCGAAAATTTCCCTTACCCTGCTGCTGCTTGATGCAGAGTAACGAGTGGCGCGCTGGAGCTCAATCCAAACACGCCCATTCTTCCTCGGTTGAGAGTTACTATAGGCTTAGGTGCTCGTTACAGGGGAAAAAAGCTCGATAAGCCCATCGAGGCCTAGCATAAAGCAGGCCACATTTCTGTTGGTATCGTTTTCTAGAAGTGCAAGAAAGCTAAAACTTCAGCATGGTTCTTTCTACATGGCCAAACCTCTGACATGGCTAAAACTTCCTTGCACACAATTTACCTGGAGCTTAGCTAAATCCGCTGCTCAACAGAACCTGGAGGATTGAAGTATTCAAATCTGCAAGCCTTTGACAGCCATGCATTTTCGTTCCATCTTTTTGTATACAGATAGTTGGGCCAGAATGTTTCGGTGACTCGGCGTAAAAAGCTGCAGCCAAGCACACTTTGTTGCACAGTTGCACAGGCAGTAAGCAGTACTAGTAGCATCTCGTCCTCCATCGTTAAATGCATTATGATACAGATCGATTCGTTCACTCCCCGTAGAAGGCCTTGTCGAAGCACTGCAGGTACTCCGGCTCGAGCGCGAAGAGCACGTTCACGGGGTCGTCCTTCTCCGGCCCCTGCGTCACGTACGCGGTGCCGCTGCCGAACATCTGCGCCGGCGCCACGAACCCCGGGCGGCCCCACCCGAAGTCGGCGTCGTAGATGGGCATGCCCAGCCAGCTCACCACCCACAGGTCCGACTCCGGCATGAACTGCCCGCGCGCCGCCTGGCTGCCCTCCTCCGACTCCAGCTCCAGGTAGTCGACCACCGACCGCACGAACGCGTCGTCCACGCGCGACACGGCGCGCTTGATCCGCTCCGCCACGAACCCGAGCGGCTGCGACAGCACGTCGCCGACCTTGACGGTGACCAGGTCCCGGACGATGGCGTTGCCGAAGTAGGTGGCCGGGAGCGGCGGGCGGAGGCGCTGCCGGATGTTGGCCGGGACGCGCAGGCGCGTGTCGCTCTCGGCGGGGAGGCTCCGGGCGACGCACATGGCGCGCCACAGGTGGGCCGTCACCGCGCAGTAGGTGGACGCGCCCGGGGCGCAGCGGGCCTTGATGTCGGCGAGGAGCTTGGGCGGCACGGCGTAGACGCGGGTCACGAACGGGCGGGGCGCGCCGTTGAGGTAGCTCGGCGAGTAGACCGGGTGCTCGAAGGGGACGTGCGGCGGGGAGCGCGCGCGGAGGAGGGTGCGGTCGTGGAACGGCGACGCGGACGGCGCCTCCCCGCGCGCCAGCCCCGTCCACGTCCGGATGAACTGGAACGCGCCGGCCCCGTCCATCGTCACGTGGTGCATGCCGGTGCCGACGGCGACGCCGCCGCACCTGAGGAACGTCACCTGCGCAGAATGCACGGCACTCACTCGGTTACATTTGTGACTGATGTTCCAATTAAGTTCACATCCAGAAAACAGCAAATTAAACTGGATTCTAAGACAACTGTTCGATCTCACACAAATCAAtcttttatattaaaaagaatcaAGATCATGTCACGATAAGCAGGTTAGCTCGTTCTCAGGCGGCTATATATCACGGGCGGCGCTTCGTCTTGTTGCAGGCAGCTAGCTATATACCACGGCTCCGATGCAGATGAATGAAACAAATTGCCACTACGGTCGCAATCCTAGAATGGCATCAGTTATCTCCCCCGTTTCTTCTGATGCGGCTcggggatttcaatttcgtttcatatttttttttcgtTCACTGCCGAATAGATTGAAATTTACGAAATTCCGATCATTTTTTGTTTACATAtcagtgatttttttaaattagatatttcgttcccttcaaaattcataaaatttaatCCCTGAATCAACTGCGCTATCGGAATATCTTGACCC is a genomic window of Phragmites australis chromosome 17, lpPhrAust1.1, whole genome shotgun sequence containing:
- the LOC133897437 gene encoding putrescine hydroxycinnamoyltransferase 1-like, whose protein sequence is MKVEAVETALVAPSEVTPRHALWLSNLDLAVPKTHTPLVYYYPKPAPSDGGAAEEEEAGSFFEPARLREALARALVPFYPLAGRLAVGPGGRIEIDCTGEGALFVVARADFTGDEVFRDFEPSPEARRLLVPFAESGDPPCVLAMVQVTFLRCGGVAVGTGMHHVTMDGAGAFQFIRTWTGLARGEAPSASPFHDRTLLRARSPPHVPFEHPVYSPSYLNGAPRPFVTRVYAVPPKLLADIKARCAPGASTYCAVTAHLWRAMCVARSLPAESDTRLRVPANIRQRLRPPLPATYFGNAIVRDLVTVKVGDVLSQPLGFVAERIKRAVSRVDDAFVRSVVDYLELESEEGSQAARGQFMPESDLWVVSWLGMPIYDADFGWGRPGFVAPAQMFGSGTAYVTQGPEKDDPVNVLFALEPEYLQCFDKAFYGE